In Desulfofustis limnaeus, the genomic stretch TTCAACCGCTATGCCGAGGGCTGTCGGGTCCTCCAGCAGTGTCGTGCCCTTGAGCAGCACTGAAGGGGCGATGGCCGGGTCGGCCAGATAGACCTTGTAGCGGGCGCGCAGGATCTCTTTGCCATAGCCGAACGGCGGCAGTTTGTAGATCAGGTGAGTCGATTCCAGCAGGTTGATGAAGTTGTTGACCGTCGGCTTCTTCAGTTCCAGATCCCGACAGAGCGCCTGCATATCCAACAGGCCGCCGCCGTGTAGGCAGAGGTAGAGAAACACCTGTTCCAACTCCAGCACGTGTCGGACGCCGAAGAGCGCCGTCATGTCGCGCTTCAAGACCTTGTCTACGATATCCTCACGCAGGAGTTTCTGGGCGGCGGTGATGCTTTCAATCAGGGTGCTCTGGGGGAAACCGCCACGCAGCAAATATTCGTGGAAATGGGCGACCATCGGTGAGACATCCGCCGCCACCCTGGCAAACTGCACCGGTGCCCAGTCAAAGAGCTCGGCCAGGGAACGAAGATCAGGCAGCGATGGCACCGGTATCTTTTTGAGATGCAGATACTCATAAAAAGAGAGGGTGGAAAGGCGCAGGGTGTGCCAACGGCCGACGCCTGATTCTTGTCCCTCGGTGACCAGCGGTGTGGCCGAGCCGGTCACGGCGATTCGCCGTTTTTTCTCGAAATCAACCTGTAGCTTGAGCCACGTTTGCCAGTCACGGATGGTCTGGATTTCATCGAGAAAGAGATATTCAATCCCGTCGGTCTCCGGCTCAAACTCGCGCCACAGTCTGAGCAAGCCATCCAGACCCAGCAACTTGAGCAACGGGTGGTCGAACGCGGCATAGAGGATCTTGTTGGCGGGAACGCCATCTTCGATCAGTGCCTGAATGACCTGCAGGAAAAGCGTGGTCTTACCTACCTGCCGGGCACCCGAGAGCAGAAGCGCACGCGGGGCCGGCGGTGATTGCATCCAGCTGAGGATATCGTGAAAAGCGCGCCGCCGCCAGGTGGACAGATCGGCGGTTGACGCGCCGCGCCACCACGGGTTGTACTGGCGGAGCACGGTGATGAGATCAGACGAGGATGCGATCATAGAAATCCTTAAAAGAGTATTTTAAGGTAACTATACATTACTTAAACTTGCACTTTAAGGAAAAAGTGATTCATTGGCTCCTCTTTGTCATTCCATCCTGTGCTTGATAGTGAGGTGGCGCTGCCTAAACACTGTATCATTCCGTTTCACCCTGGGCGAGTCGATCGAACAGGTAAACTCTTTCGGGGTGTCTGTTGCCCGTTCCGGTCCTGATTCTGGCAGTGCGGATGCTGTCGTCCGGCCGTTCGTACTGGCAGACGATTTCCCAGCGGGGATCAAAGTCGTTTATAACCCGGGTAACATGGGGATCGGGGCAGTTTTTACTATAGGTAACATACTTGATATCGACGCGATCGGTGGCAATATCATCGCTCAAACCGTGCCTGCTGATAAAAATGGCTCCACGACCGGTCGCTCTGAATTGCTGGAAGGCAAACAAGGCAAGCTGTTCCCAGCAGTTTTACAAAATAGTCTCGAAGGCTTCGTCGGAGAGGGGATGGATCTTCTTTTCGCTATGCTGCATGGTTGCCCCTTTCGGTTAGGTGAGGTCCGCTGTCATCGGTCCCCAGTCGGTCTCGCTGACGGTATTGAACGCACCCCTCATCAGCTGCACCAGGGTTTGGTCTGGTCGGCGGGTTTTCTGGGCATGCGTAACAGCTCGTTTTATCGAGCGGTTCATGATGCTGCCGGCCGGGGAGTTCATTATCGCCAGCAGAAAGGCAAGAACGACGAGATCTTCTTCGACAGCAGGATCGTGACTATCAGCGATCTGCCGTATGGTGTCGATGACGCTGTCGGGCAGAGAGCATTCCTGCAGATCCGCAAACGTCGTGATGGCAAGCTCGGTATCAGGCCAGGTGAGGTTATGGCCATTGCAGCCGCGCAGAAACTGCTCTGGTGTCGCCTGTTGCCGCAAACGATCCTTTTCATCCGGGCTGAGCTCCTCAAGTGCCTCGAAGATGTCCATGTCGTAGGACATCTGAGACGCAGAGATAACATCGAAGATGCTCGGGCTTTCCAACGCGAAGCAAGAGCCGGTCCCGCCCCAACCCGCGGCCAGCATGTGGGGCACCTTGCGCAGCTGCGGCAATGATGTGCTTCGTTCCTGTTCTGTCCTGGTGACGATGGCCAGATAGTTGGTATACGGGCTGATCAGTTGATAGCGAACGGCCAGCGCTTCGGATTCTTGTTCGTTTATTGTTTCTGGAATTGCGCGCCAGATAGCCATTCGTGCCAGCGAATCGGTGCTTAGTATCATACGCTCACGTTGTTGCGGAGATGGCGGGCACAGCTCGACCGTCTGGGTGAACGCACGGCCATCCGCCGTCTTGATATCACAGACAACGGTGCCTGACGGAGGTTCGCTGAATCTGGCGAACGCATGAATCGTGTCGCCGGCGAAAGCGGGGCCGAGCGTGCTGGGGATGGTTTGGTGAGGCTGTTGTGGCCAGCGTACGGAAACCTGGGCACGAGACAAAAAGATCCGTTGGAAATGGCGAACGATTTTTTCGATCATCTCTTCGTTGGGGACAACCAACTCACAGGCACCGCCGGTCATTTTCGCCAGCCGGCGCAAAAAGCCTTCCGACACTGCACTGCCGACACCGACCGCAAACACGCGGTGGTTCGATGCTACCATCAATTCGAATATCTCTTCCTCCTCCCAAATTTCTACATCGGTGATCAGCAGGATATCCTGGGGGATGGCTGGTCCGGTCAGTTTGACCGTTGTCTGTAGCGCGTCGTACATTTCAGTGCCGCCCAAGTTCGCCTCAAGGTTGCGGAGCCGGCGACGGACGGTGGTGATGGCGTCTTTGCCGGCCGGAACCTGGTGATCGAAATAAGTGCGGCTGGTGCTGCCGAAGACGACGATATTGAAAAAATCCTGCGGCCGCAGCTGTTTCAGGATGTCGTTGAGCACCTGCCTGGCCTGCGCTATGGAATCACCGGCCATCGACCCGGAGCAGTCGACCACGATCTTGATGCTGCGGGGATCGGCGGGAATCGCCGTATCCAAACGAGGGATAAAGGACGCAAGCGCAACGAAGCCGCTGTCCTGGTCGGCAGCGACAGAGGCGGTATCCGGGGGCGCTGAAGGCAGCTGGATGTTGAGAATGAAATCCCGATCCATGGCGGCCTCGCCCCGCGCCAGTGTCACGACCGTGTTGCCGCCGTCTTTGGCCACGGCAATATGATGGCTGGGGCTCGCCAGGGTGGCCGAGCTGATTTCACCCGACAAGGTAATCCGAAGTTGGAAACGGTGTTCTGTGAGCAGATCCTTTTCCGGCACCTGATGCGGCTGCAGGCCAGCTTGGTCCGGGCTTCCGTAGCGCGGGGCCAGCGTGGTCGGCAGGT encodes the following:
- a CDS encoding ATP-binding protein; this encodes MIASSSDLITVLRQYNPWWRGASTADLSTWRRRAFHDILSWMQSPPAPRALLLSGARQVGKTTLFLQVIQALIEDGVPANKILYAAFDHPLLKLLGLDGLLRLWREFEPETDGIEYLFLDEIQTIRDWQTWLKLQVDFEKKRRIAVTGSATPLVTEGQESGVGRWHTLRLSTLSFYEYLHLKKIPVPSLPDLRSLAELFDWAPVQFARVAADVSPMVAHFHEYLLRGGFPQSTLIESITAAQKLLREDIVDKVLKRDMTALFGVRHVLELEQVFLYLCLHGGGLLDMQALCRDLELKKPTVNNFINLLESTHLIYKLPPFGYGKEILRARYKVYLADPAIAPSVLLKGTTLLEDPTALGIAVETAFFKHVFARYYASSVGFSYWRGKRDRKVDIVAEVQDLVIPFEVKYRAQDTGIGDVKGLAEFCKTRKASRGYIITKDIQDFSILYLPFDVATKYGTVPARIAKVPAPLACYWLGKTELDSLNGS
- a CDS encoding VIT domain-containing protein, with amino-acid sequence MYVPDQHAPGLHTSDGAVVPLKKVTVNVSFTNLLCESVITQTYRNREKHPIEAVYTFPLTSRAVLLDLSITIGERQLQGIVVEKRSAEERYEEAISDGDAAIMLEQVQPGLYTMNIGNILENEEVQISIRSAELYSWQDGCLRYHLPTTLAPRYGSPDQAGLQPHQVPEKDLLTEHRFQLRITLSGEISSATLASPSHHIAVAKDGGNTVVTLARGEAAMDRDFILNIQLPSAPPDTASVAADQDSGFVALASFIPRLDTAIPADPRSIKIVVDCSGSMAGDSIAQARQVLNDILKQLRPQDFFNIVVFGSTSRTYFDHQVPAGKDAITTVRRRLRNLEANLGGTEMYDALQTTVKLTGPAIPQDILLITDVEIWEEEEIFELMVASNHRVFAVGVGSAVSEGFLRRLAKMTGGACELVVPNEEMIEKIVRHFQRIFLSRAQVSVRWPQQPHQTIPSTLGPAFAGDTIHAFARFSEPPSGTVVCDIKTADGRAFTQTVELCPPSPQQRERMILSTDSLARMAIWRAIPETINEQESEALAVRYQLISPYTNYLAIVTRTEQERSTSLPQLRKVPHMLAAGWGGTGSCFALESPSIFDVISASQMSYDMDIFEALEELSPDEKDRLRQQATPEQFLRGCNGHNLTWPDTELAITTFADLQECSLPDSVIDTIRQIADSHDPAVEEDLVVLAFLLAIMNSPAGSIMNRSIKRAVTHAQKTRRPDQTLVQLMRGAFNTVSETDWGPMTADLT